A stretch of the Filimonas lacunae genome encodes the following:
- a CDS encoding sensor histidine kinase, with protein MKLPSEKKITLYGALAIALMVNIPRLSALRTGAVMAQYAMVNPFELVFQIGFNFLFCYLVFLYNMQGQNAFKLRLGQNVLILLTGVIVGAYIQRHVFNPHIIRQFYRVTYLARFFTCMVVELLVVRILYLVRETRARELEAEQAKTRFVKAELALLKQQLNPHFFFNSLSTLAGIVREDPAKAQRFIGHLSKIFRGLLQHNESVITVREELKELEAYTALLKMRFENSIDIDIEVPENYLHKTLPHLSIQPLIENAAKHNKATAAMPLHIHVKAYNGCIYVQNNLQPVGFVQEQSGTGLVNLSERFRLLMGTEISITRTDQHFIVSLPLN; from the coding sequence ATGAAACTGCCCTCCGAAAAAAAGATTACGCTGTATGGCGCACTGGCGATAGCACTGATGGTAAATATACCCAGGTTATCGGCATTGCGCACGGGTGCAGTGATGGCGCAGTATGCCATGGTAAACCCTTTTGAGCTGGTTTTTCAGATAGGGTTCAATTTTCTGTTCTGTTACCTGGTATTCTTATATAACATGCAAGGGCAAAATGCCTTTAAGCTGAGGCTGGGGCAAAATGTGCTGATTTTGCTGACGGGGGTAATTGTAGGCGCCTATATACAGCGCCATGTATTCAACCCTCATATAATAAGGCAGTTTTACCGGGTAACGTACCTGGCGCGTTTTTTTACGTGCATGGTGGTAGAGTTATTGGTAGTTCGTATATTGTATCTGGTGCGCGAAACCCGTGCCCGCGAGCTGGAAGCCGAGCAAGCGAAGACCCGTTTTGTAAAGGCAGAACTGGCTTTGCTGAAACAGCAATTAAATCCGCATTTCTTTTTTAACTCGCTTAGTACCCTGGCGGGCATTGTGCGGGAAGATCCCGCCAAGGCACAACGGTTTATCGGGCATTTGTCTAAGATATTCCGGGGGTTATTACAGCATAACGAATCGGTAATAACCGTGCGGGAAGAATTAAAAGAGCTGGAAGCATACACAGCCTTGCTGAAAATGCGTTTTGAGAATAGTATTGATATAGATATAGAAGTACCCGAAAACTATCTGCATAAAACATTGCCACATTTGAGCATACAGCCCCTGATAGAAAATGCAGCCAAGCATAACAAGGCTACAGCAGCTATGCCTTTGCATATTCATGTAAAAGCATACAATGGATGCATTTATGTGCAAAACAACCTGCAGCCGGTAGGTTTTGTGCAGGAGCAAAGTGGTACCGGCCTGGTAAACCTCAGCGAGCGGTTTCGCCTGCTGATGGGAACTGAAATTTCCATTACCCGTACAGATCAGCATTTTATAGTTTCCTTACCCTTAAACTAA
- a CDS encoding monovalent cation:proton antiporter-2 (CPA2) family protein: MQQTFLFQAMIYLAAAVVMVPLAKKAGLGSVLGYLIAGIIIGPACLQFIGKEGEDLMHFAEFGVVMMLFVIGLELEPLRLWRLRKSIAGLGGLQVALTTLAIAGGAMLLQVSWKQSLALGMIVSLSSTAIVLQSLNEKGLMKTAAGQSSFAVLLFQDIAVIPILAIFPLLASEMPATAGAAKDPHNLVSALPAWGQTLIVLGSVAVVVVLGRYVMRPVFRFIAKTGMREMFTAMVLLLVVGIAVLMTTVGLSPALGAFLAGVVLANSEYRHELESDIDPFKGLLLGLFFIAVGANINFHFIIAKPLLILGLVAGVMCCKMLVLLVLGKLFRLTKDQNSIFSTALCQVGEFAFVLFNFSLQEGILSKEITEIMVAVVAISMAFTPLIMTLNQKILNVFAKPVEVPHQASDVAEEDNPVIIAGYGHFGTTIGRFLRAHNIATTVLDVNSDNVDWLRRAGFKVYYGDASRHDLLEIAGAHKAKLIIIAIGDEEKRLETIETVKKHFPNLRMLVRATNRYDAYDLMNAGILNIYRETLDTSLRVGVDTLKFLGYSPEEATRSAKTFFIHDEQALKHLSAIRNADEYVVAVRENNAELERLLQADQEAPNLDKAEPKDKNCLALG, from the coding sequence ATGCAACAGACGTTTTTATTCCAGGCCATGATTTACCTGGCAGCAGCCGTAGTGATGGTGCCATTGGCTAAAAAGGCCGGGCTGGGCTCGGTGCTGGGTTATTTAATAGCAGGTATTATTATAGGGCCTGCCTGTTTGCAGTTTATTGGCAAAGAGGGAGAAGATCTGATGCACTTTGCCGAGTTTGGCGTGGTGATGATGTTGTTTGTGATAGGGCTGGAGCTGGAGCCGCTTCGCCTGTGGCGCTTGCGTAAATCTATAGCCGGGCTGGGTGGTTTACAGGTAGCCCTTACTACCCTGGCAATAGCCGGTGGGGCTATGTTGTTGCAGGTAAGCTGGAAGCAGTCGCTGGCGCTGGGTATGATTGTGTCGTTGTCTTCTACCGCTATCGTATTGCAATCGTTAAACGAAAAAGGATTAATGAAAACCGCAGCGGGCCAATCGTCTTTTGCGGTATTGCTTTTCCAGGATATAGCGGTGATTCCTATACTGGCCATCTTTCCCTTGCTGGCCAGTGAAATGCCTGCTACAGCAGGCGCTGCCAAAGACCCGCATAATCTGGTGAGTGCATTGCCGGCATGGGGGCAAACGTTGATTGTGTTAGGTTCTGTGGCTGTGGTGGTAGTGCTGGGGCGGTATGTAATGCGCCCGGTGTTTCGGTTTATAGCCAAAACGGGCATGCGTGAAATGTTTACCGCTATGGTATTATTACTAGTGGTGGGCATTGCGGTGTTAATGACCACGGTGGGACTTAGCCCTGCACTGGGGGCGTTTTTAGCCGGGGTGGTACTGGCTAACAGTGAATACAGGCATGAGCTGGAAAGCGATATAGATCCCTTTAAAGGACTGTTGCTCGGCTTGTTTTTTATAGCAGTAGGCGCCAATATCAACTTTCATTTTATCATAGCAAAACCTTTACTCATACTTGGTTTAGTGGCGGGCGTGATGTGTTGTAAGATGCTGGTGTTGCTGGTGTTGGGTAAATTGTTCCGCTTAACAAAAGATCAGAATTCTATATTCAGTACTGCCTTATGCCAGGTGGGAGAGTTTGCCTTTGTATTGTTCAATTTCTCTTTACAGGAAGGCATACTGTCAAAAGAGATCACAGAAATTATGGTGGCAGTAGTGGCTATCAGCATGGCCTTTACACCACTGATTATGACGCTGAACCAGAAAATATTGAATGTGTTTGCCAAGCCGGTAGAAGTGCCACACCAGGCCAGCGATGTGGCTGAAGAAGATAACCCGGTTATTATTGCGGGGTATGGGCATTTCGGCACTACCATCGGCCGTTTTTTACGGGCGCATAATATAGCCACCACCGTATTGGATGTAAACAGTGATAACGTGGATTGGTTAAGGCGGGCAGGTTTTAAAGTGTATTATGGCGATGCCAGCCGGCACGACCTGCTGGAAATAGCCGGCGCACACAAGGCCAAACTGATAATTATAGCCATAGGCGATGAGGAGAAAAGGCTGGAAACCATTGAAACGGTGAAGAAGCATTTTCCTAACCTGCGCATGCTGGTGCGGGCCACTAACCGTTACGATGCCTACGACCTGATGAATGCAGGTATTTTAAATATCTACCGTGAAACCCTCGATACCAGTTTACGGGTTGGGGTAGATACGCTTAAGTTTTTGGGCTACTCGCCCGAAGAAGCTACCCGCAGCGCCAAAACCTTTTTTATACATGATGAACAGGCATTGAAGCATTTGTCGGCCATTCGCAATGCCGATGAATATGTAGTGGCGGTACGGGAAAACAATGCCGAACTGGAAAGGCTGCTGCAGGCCGACCAGGAAGCGCCCAACCTGGACAAAGCGGAGCCTAAAGACAAGAATTGTTTGGCTCTTGGGTAA